One window of Desulfallas thermosapovorans DSM 6562 genomic DNA carries:
- the asnB gene encoding asparagine synthase (glutamine-hydrolyzing) translates to MCGITGWIDLGADITRQRPTLEAMNEFQLHRGPDAGGIWLSTHAALGHRRLIVVDPAGGGQPMLRQRGDHIYVMVYNGELYNSPELRRELTAHGYTFSGHSDTEVLLLSYIEWGEDCLQRLNGIYALAIWSERDQKLFMARDRLGVKPLFYSRRGCALYFGSELKSLLAHPAVQASVDIDGLAEILVMAPGRTPGHGVFRNVSELKPGHYLVFDRSGLRIHRYWQLESKPHEDDLDTTTARVRELFCDAVTRQLVADVPICTLLSGGLDSSAITAVVAEAGRHAGDGPLHTWSVDFTGNDRYFMPDLFQPNTDAPWIQRVSESLGTMHHRVIIDTPELVDALAVAMQARDLPGMADIDASLYLFSRAIKQSATVALSGECADEIFGGYPWFHKVRAAAQGTFPWLRGLGERIRMLAPGVIDLLKPVEYVTRRYQETLAEVPRLPGEDPWEAQLRELMYLTMNWFMATLLERKDRMSMAVGLEMRVPFCDHRLVEYAWNIPWSMKNYGGMEKGILRRALTGLLPEEVLKRRKSPYPKSHHPVYLKTVRKMVGEILEDSSSPLRPLINVDNVRRMIQSTGTYFDQPFYGQLMKDAQYLAYLIQVDAWFREYDVSIC, encoded by the coding sequence ATGTGCGGAATTACCGGTTGGATAGATTTGGGTGCAGATATTACCCGGCAGCGTCCCACACTTGAGGCGATGAATGAATTCCAACTGCACCGGGGCCCCGATGCGGGCGGCATATGGCTCTCAACCCATGCCGCCCTGGGACATCGCAGGTTGATAGTGGTCGACCCGGCGGGTGGCGGACAGCCCATGCTTCGCCAGCGTGGTGATCATATATATGTAATGGTCTATAACGGAGAATTATACAACTCCCCGGAATTAAGGAGGGAATTGACGGCCCACGGATACACCTTCAGCGGTCATTCGGATACAGAAGTACTGTTATTATCTTATATTGAGTGGGGCGAGGATTGTTTGCAGCGTCTGAATGGTATCTATGCGCTGGCCATATGGAGCGAGCGGGACCAGAAGCTGTTTATGGCCCGGGACCGTCTGGGCGTAAAACCGCTGTTTTATAGCCGGCGTGGCTGTGCATTGTATTTTGGCTCCGAGTTAAAGTCACTGCTGGCCCACCCGGCGGTGCAGGCTAGCGTGGATATTGACGGCCTGGCAGAAATACTGGTCATGGCGCCGGGGCGTACACCAGGTCACGGGGTATTTCGCAATGTGAGTGAGCTAAAACCGGGGCATTACCTGGTGTTTGACCGCAGCGGCTTGCGTATCCACCGCTACTGGCAATTGGAAAGCAAGCCCCACGAAGATGATTTGGATACCACCACAGCCAGGGTGCGTGAGCTTTTTTGCGACGCAGTAACACGCCAGTTGGTGGCTGACGTGCCCATCTGCACTTTATTGTCGGGCGGGCTGGATTCCAGCGCCATCACAGCGGTAGTTGCAGAGGCCGGGAGGCATGCCGGTGATGGGCCATTGCATACTTGGTCAGTGGATTTTACTGGCAACGATAGGTATTTTATGCCTGATCTATTCCAACCCAACACCGATGCTCCCTGGATACAACGCGTCTCGGAAAGCCTGGGCACCATGCACCACAGGGTCATCATTGACACACCCGAACTGGTGGACGCACTGGCGGTTGCCATGCAAGCCCGGGATTTACCGGGTATGGCTGACATAGATGCCTCGCTGTACCTTTTTTCCCGGGCGATTAAGCAATCAGCCACCGTAGCCCTTTCCGGGGAATGCGCGGATGAAATATTTGGTGGATATCCCTGGTTTCATAAGGTACGGGCCGCAGCCCAAGGCACATTTCCCTGGCTGCGGGGGCTTGGTGAGCGTATACGCATGCTGGCTCCCGGCGTAATCGATCTGCTAAAGCCGGTGGAATACGTAACCCGGCGTTATCAGGAAACACTGGCCGAGGTGCCCCGCCTGCCGGGCGAAGATCCCTGGGAGGCGCAACTGCGGGAACTAATGTACCTGACCATGAACTGGTTTATGGCTACTTTGCTGGAGCGCAAGGACCGCATGAGCATGGCGGTGGGTCTTGAAATGCGTGTTCCCTTTTGTGATCATCGCCTGGTGGAGTATGCCTGGAACATACCGTGGTCGATGAAAAATTACGGGGGTATGGAAAAGGGTATACTCCGCCGCGCGTTGACCGGTTTACTACCCGAGGAGGTGCTTAAGCGGCGCAAAAGCCCTTACCCCAAGTCTCACCACCCGGTTTATCTGAAAACAGTGCGGAAAATGGTTGGGGAAATTTTAGAAGATTCATCATCACCGCTGCGGCCGCTTATTAATGTAGATAACGTACGCCGCATGATCCAATCAACCGGAACATATTTTGACCAGCCCTTTTATGGCCAGTTGATGAAGGATGCCCAATATTTGGCTTATTTAATTCAGGTGGACGCCTGGTTTAGGGAATACGATGTATCAATATGTTAA
- a CDS encoding PEP/pyruvate-binding domain-containing protein: MGINNKVSTGLKGFDQAIDMLRLGDNVVWQVDEVSDYRKIVEPYAVQARLDQRKLVYVRFGRHAPLLKESPEIKVYHLDAQKGFEGFATAVHSLVEQEGQETFYVFDCLSDLLEYWYSDLMISNFFKVSCPLLHEFDTLAYFAIKRNVHTYSTIACIRETTQLLLDLYHVKNKFYVHPLKVWKRYSPTMFFPHLIQDQEAVCITASSEAAELFSSINRVGERLDYWDVVFNKARFALTLGLEEQEKAKRLLMKLLIGSESRMFDLCDRYFTLRDILNIATRVVGSGFIGGKSVGMLLARKILEQEGHNRFTPFLEPHDSYYIGSDVYYTYLVQNGCWKLRTKQKTKEGFFKYAPELKQKILNGKFSEPIREEFMRMLEYFGQSPVIVRSSSLLEDNYGNTFAGKYESVFCVNQGTPEERFAAFEQAIRTVYASTMNEDALAYRMNRGLFDKDEQMAILVQRVSGDYHKERFFPHLAGVGNSSNLYVWDKSIDMNAGMLRLVFGLGTRAVERTTGDYAKIVCLDNPLRTPPVSCEDRKKYSQRYVDVLSLKKNTLTSQSWDEIVNDDLKADKNLFASWDYPTANRLRELGYTGNHLAYILDFYKLLKDTEFPDLMRDMLALLSRVYDYPVDIEFTVNFTADNRFKINLLQCRPLRTRGLGTAVQMPELVDERDCFFSTRGNFMGGNVRLPVDYVVYVNAQAYAERNEQSKWAVARQVGLLNTALKGKSVMLVGPGRWGTSTPSLGVPVHFSELCNMSVICEIAFCDAGFTPELSYGTHFFQNLVEAGIFYIAIFDGQEDVVFNPECILKKENMLAAILPQCKQSANVIHVAQTDGLVLFSDIVTQKVICKSNGSKRSITATGVN; the protein is encoded by the coding sequence ATGGGTATCAACAATAAGGTAAGCACGGGCTTGAAGGGTTTTGATCAGGCCATTGACATGCTGCGACTGGGTGATAATGTGGTATGGCAGGTGGATGAAGTCTCCGATTACCGGAAAATCGTTGAACCCTATGCAGTACAGGCCAGGCTGGACCAAAGAAAACTGGTTTACGTTCGTTTTGGCAGGCACGCTCCGCTGTTGAAAGAAAGTCCGGAGATTAAAGTATATCACCTGGATGCACAAAAGGGATTTGAAGGTTTTGCCACGGCGGTGCACAGCCTGGTGGAACAAGAAGGACAAGAAACCTTTTATGTATTTGACTGCCTCAGTGATTTACTGGAATACTGGTACTCAGATTTAATGATCAGCAACTTTTTCAAGGTGTCCTGTCCCCTTTTGCATGAATTTGATACCCTAGCTTACTTTGCCATTAAACGCAATGTACACACCTACAGCACCATAGCTTGTATCCGTGAAACGACACAGTTGTTGCTGGATTTATACCATGTGAAGAACAAATTTTATGTTCATCCCCTTAAAGTCTGGAAGCGTTATTCGCCCACCATGTTTTTCCCGCATTTAATTCAGGACCAGGAAGCCGTCTGTATCACAGCCAGTTCTGAAGCCGCCGAGTTGTTCTCCAGTATTAACCGCGTTGGGGAAAGATTGGATTACTGGGATGTTGTTTTTAACAAGGCAAGATTTGCGCTGACTCTCGGGTTGGAAGAACAGGAAAAGGCCAAAAGGTTATTAATGAAACTGCTCATCGGCAGCGAGTCCAGAATGTTCGATCTGTGCGACCGGTATTTTACCTTGAGGGATATTTTAAACATAGCAACCAGAGTAGTGGGATCGGGCTTTATCGGAGGTAAAAGCGTGGGTATGCTGCTGGCGCGAAAAATTTTGGAGCAGGAAGGCCATAACCGTTTTACCCCTTTTTTGGAGCCTCATGACTCTTACTATATAGGGTCGGATGTTTACTATACCTATCTGGTGCAAAACGGTTGCTGGAAGCTACGCACCAAGCAAAAGACCAAAGAAGGTTTTTTTAAATACGCGCCTGAATTGAAACAAAAAATTTTAAATGGTAAGTTCTCGGAGCCCATACGGGAAGAATTTATGCGCATGCTTGAATACTTCGGGCAATCACCTGTTATTGTACGTTCCAGTTCCCTTTTGGAAGATAATTACGGTAACACCTTTGCGGGGAAATATGAAAGCGTGTTTTGCGTAAACCAGGGTACGCCCGAAGAACGCTTCGCCGCCTTTGAACAGGCGATCCGCACCGTTTATGCCAGCACTATGAACGAGGATGCGCTGGCCTACCGAATGAACCGGGGGCTTTTTGATAAGGATGAACAAATGGCCATCCTGGTGCAACGGGTGTCCGGGGATTATCATAAGGAAAGGTTTTTCCCTCACTTGGCGGGGGTGGGTAACTCATCCAACCTTTATGTCTGGGATAAAAGCATAGATATGAACGCAGGAATGCTGCGCCTGGTCTTCGGGCTTGGTACCAGGGCGGTGGAAAGAACCACCGGCGATTATGCCAAAATTGTTTGCTTGGATAACCCTCTACGCACGCCCCCGGTAAGCTGTGAGGATAGAAAAAAATATTCCCAGCGCTATGTTGATGTGCTTTCTTTGAAAAAAAACACATTAACCAGCCAAAGCTGGGATGAGATTGTCAACGATGATCTCAAAGCAGACAAAAACCTGTTTGCTTCTTGGGATTACCCGACAGCCAACCGGCTGCGCGAACTTGGTTATACCGGCAACCACCTGGCGTATATTCTTGATTTTTATAAACTGCTTAAAGATACTGAATTCCCGGACCTAATGCGAGATATGCTGGCACTGTTGTCCCGGGTTTATGATTACCCTGTGGACATTGAGTTCACAGTCAATTTTACTGCCGATAACCGCTTTAAGATCAATCTTCTGCAATGCCGCCCGTTGCGAACCAGGGGTCTGGGTACTGCGGTGCAGATGCCCGAACTGGTGGACGAACGAGACTGTTTCTTCTCAACGCGGGGTAATTTTATGGGCGGAAACGTGCGTTTACCTGTTGATTATGTTGTTTATGTAAATGCGCAGGCTTATGCGGAACGTAATGAGCAGAGTAAATGGGCGGTGGCCAGGCAGGTTGGCCTGCTAAATACGGCACTGAAAGGGAAAAGCGTCATGCTGGTGGGTCCGGGCAGGTGGGGGACCAGCACACCGTCGCTGGGCGTACCAGTGCATTTTTCAGAGCTGTGCAACATGTCGGTTATATGCGAGATAGCCTTCTGCGACGCGGGATTTACACCTGAGCTGTCCTACGGCACCCACTTTTTTCAGAACCTGGTGGAAGCGGGCATTTTTTATATAGCCATTTTTGACGGGCAGGAAGATGTTGTGTTTAACCCGGAATGCATTTTAAAAAAAGAAAATATGCTGGCAGCCATTTTACCTCAATGCAAACAGTCAGCCAACGTAATCCATGTTGCCCAAACAGATGGCCTGGTATTATTTTCCGATATTGTAACCCAGAAAGTTATATGCAAATCAAATGGTTCAAAAAGAAGCATTACTGCCACCGGGGTGAATTGA
- a CDS encoding glutamate synthase-related protein translates to MYPNLLSEFIVERREDRCIRCRVCQRQCANGVHLYDPELERFFTSEKDCVGCQRCVTLCPTEALHVRPRLADYRPNSSWTRDKMQNLKKQAATGGVVLTGSGNDKPYRIYWDHLVLNASQVTNPSIDPLREPMELQTFLGRKPDTLKIEFSAGKARLVSPVYPNVPVKIPLVFSAMSLGAISYPAFKSLAMAAKEAGVLFNTGEGGLPVEMREEYAGHAIVQCASGRFGVDADYLNSARVIEIKIGQGAKPGIGGHLPGEKVSDYIAQTRMIPRGTDALSPAPQHDIYSIEDLSMLIYALKEATNYTKPVSVKIAAVHNVAAIASGIVRAGADIVAIDGIRGGTGAAPLATRDNVGIPLELALAAVDKRLRDEGIRNKCSIMAAGGIRCSADAIKAIALGADGVYIGTAALVAMGCTLCHKCYTGKCNWGICTQDPYLTKRLNPEITSRRLVNLLKGWSHEIQEMLGGLGVNAIESLRANREHLRGVGLEEWELNVLGVKGAGE, encoded by the coding sequence ATGTATCCTAACCTATTATCGGAATTTATAGTTGAACGGCGGGAAGACAGGTGTATTCGCTGCCGGGTATGCCAGCGACAATGTGCCAACGGGGTACACCTGTACGATCCGGAATTGGAAAGATTTTTTACTTCTGAAAAGGACTGCGTGGGCTGCCAACGCTGTGTAACCCTTTGTCCCACCGAGGCTTTACATGTACGACCCCGATTGGCTGATTACCGTCCCAACAGCAGCTGGACCAGAGATAAAATGCAAAACTTGAAAAAACAGGCTGCCACGGGCGGTGTGGTTTTGACCGGCAGCGGCAATGACAAACCATACCGGATTTATTGGGACCACCTGGTACTTAATGCTTCCCAGGTGACCAATCCTTCCATTGACCCGCTGAGGGAACCCATGGAATTACAGACCTTTTTAGGTCGCAAGCCGGATACCTTAAAAATTGAATTTAGTGCAGGCAAGGCAAGACTAGTTTCACCGGTTTATCCCAACGTACCGGTAAAAATACCGCTGGTATTTTCCGCCATGTCTCTGGGGGCGATCAGTTACCCCGCCTTTAAATCCCTGGCTATGGCGGCCAAAGAGGCCGGTGTGTTATTCAATACCGGTGAGGGCGGATTACCTGTGGAAATGCGCGAAGAATACGCCGGACACGCCATTGTGCAGTGTGCCAGCGGCCGGTTCGGGGTGGATGCCGATTATTTAAACAGCGCCCGGGTTATTGAAATAAAAATAGGCCAGGGAGCCAAGCCTGGAATCGGCGGGCACCTGCCCGGGGAAAAGGTTTCGGATTATATCGCCCAAACCAGAATGATCCCCCGGGGTACGGATGCACTATCCCCGGCACCCCAGCATGACATATATTCCATTGAAGATTTGTCCATGTTGATATACGCATTGAAAGAGGCTACCAATTACACCAAGCCGGTTTCGGTAAAAATTGCCGCAGTACACAACGTTGCGGCCATTGCTTCGGGCATTGTCCGGGCCGGGGCGGACATCGTGGCCATTGATGGTATCAGGGGTGGCACCGGTGCCGCACCCCTGGCCACCCGTGACAATGTGGGTATACCTTTGGAGTTGGCCCTGGCTGCAGTGGATAAAAGGTTACGGGATGAGGGTATCCGAAACAAATGCTCCATCATGGCCGCCGGGGGTATCCGTTGCTCCGCCGATGCCATCAAAGCCATTGCCCTGGGGGCCGATGGTGTGTACATCGGTACCGCTGCTCTGGTGGCCATGGGCTGTACCCTTTGCCATAAATGTTATACAGGCAAGTGCAACTGGGGTATTTGTACCCAGGATCCCTATTTGACCAAGCGGCTGAATCCGGAAATCACCAGCCGGAGGCTGGTTAACCTGTTAAAGGGCTGGAGTCACGAAATCCAGGAAATGCTGGGTGGTCTGGGCGTCAATGCCATAGAAAGCTTGCGTGCCAACCGGGAACACCTGCGCGGTGTAGGCCTTGAGGAATGGGAACTTAACGTGCTGGGGGTAAAGGGAGCCGGGGAGTAG
- a CDS encoding thioredoxin domain-containing protein, which translates to MTKKGEPNRLIHEKSPYLLQHAYNPVDWFPWGDEAFNKAREEDKPVFLSIGYSTCHWCHVMERESFEDREVADELNRHFVSIKVDREERPDIDQIYMTVCQALTGQGGWPLTVIMTPDKKPFFAGTYFPKHSRWGRAGLLDILKQVADKWASDREKLVQTSHMITEQVQFTPGHRLAGESAADITARAYNQFRQSFDKRYGGFGAAPKFPTPHNLLFLMRYWKQTGEETALHMAEKTLHSIYRGGINDHIGFGYARYSTDEKWLVPHFEKMLYDNALLALAFLEAYQATQNEFYAEAARQIFTYVLRDMTHPEGGFYSAEDADSEGVEGKFYVWRPAEVRQVLGSENGDFFCKVYDITENGNFEGQSIPNLIKALPEEQARAMGMETQALLQLLEECRQKLYDYRDQRIHPFKDDKILTAWNGLMITALARGAAVLGDGRYRKAAENALQFIQQKLQRQDGRLLARYRDGESSFNGYLDDYAFLIWGLIELYRATFQATYLTRAIELTHQVRELFWDEQQGGFFFYGADSEQLIARPKEIYDGAMPSGNSVMALNLLQLAAITGDAELDELARRQIDVFAGAASEYPRGYAHFMTALLFAAGPTSEIVITGRREDPQVTEMLRLAQRQYLPGAVLIYRPEGDGKGQEDGLIGELAPFTREQKAIDGQATAYVCRDRACRKPVTDTADLESLLH; encoded by the coding sequence GTGACTAAAAAAGGAGAACCCAACCGGTTAATCCATGAGAAATCACCATATTTATTGCAGCACGCTTATAATCCAGTCGATTGGTTCCCCTGGGGTGATGAAGCATTCAATAAGGCCAGAGAGGAAGATAAACCCGTATTTCTCTCTATTGGCTATTCTACCTGTCACTGGTGTCACGTAATGGAAAGAGAATCCTTTGAGGATCGAGAGGTAGCGGATGAATTAAACCGCCATTTTGTATCCATAAAAGTAGATAGGGAGGAACGCCCTGATATCGACCAGATATACATGACTGTATGCCAGGCCTTGACCGGCCAGGGAGGCTGGCCGCTGACGGTGATTATGACTCCCGATAAAAAACCTTTTTTCGCCGGTACTTATTTTCCTAAACACTCCCGCTGGGGCCGGGCCGGACTGCTGGATATATTGAAGCAGGTGGCTGATAAGTGGGCCAGTGACAGAGAGAAGCTTGTCCAAACCAGCCACATGATTACGGAACAGGTACAGTTCACACCAGGTCACCGCCTGGCGGGTGAATCGGCGGCTGACATAACCGCCCGGGCTTACAACCAGTTCCGGCAATCCTTTGACAAGCGATATGGCGGTTTTGGCGCCGCCCCCAAGTTTCCCACACCCCATAACCTGCTTTTTTTAATGCGCTACTGGAAACAGACCGGGGAAGAAACCGCTCTTCACATGGCAGAAAAAACATTGCATTCCATTTACCGGGGTGGCATTAACGATCATATCGGTTTTGGCTATGCCCGCTACTCCACCGACGAAAAGTGGCTGGTGCCCCACTTCGAGAAAATGTTATACGATAATGCGCTGCTGGCCCTGGCATTTCTGGAAGCTTACCAGGCCACCCAAAACGAATTTTATGCCGAAGCGGCACGTCAAATATTTACCTACGTGCTCAGAGATATGACCCACCCCGAAGGAGGATTCTACTCTGCCGAGGATGCCGACTCCGAAGGGGTGGAGGGAAAATTTTATGTTTGGAGACCTGCTGAAGTGCGTCAGGTTCTAGGCAGTGAAAATGGAGATTTTTTTTGCAAGGTTTATGACATTACCGAAAATGGTAACTTCGAAGGACAGAGCATACCCAATTTAATAAAGGCTTTGCCGGAAGAGCAAGCCCGGGCAATGGGCATGGAAACCCAAGCGTTACTGCAATTGCTGGAGGAATGCAGGCAAAAACTTTACGACTACCGGGATCAAAGGATACATCCTTTTAAAGATGATAAAATACTGACGGCCTGGAACGGATTGATGATCACCGCACTGGCCCGGGGAGCCGCCGTGCTGGGGGACGGGCGTTACCGGAAGGCCGCAGAAAATGCGTTACAGTTTATTCAGCAAAAACTGCAAAGGCAGGATGGCCGGTTGCTGGCTCGCTACCGGGACGGTGAATCCAGCTTTAACGGGTACCTGGACGATTACGCCTTTTTGATTTGGGGTCTAATAGAACTATACCGGGCAACTTTTCAGGCCACATACCTGACCCGGGCTATTGAACTAACTCACCAGGTGCGAGAATTGTTCTGGGATGAGCAGCAAGGGGGATTCTTTTTCTATGGTGCCGATTCCGAGCAGCTGATTGCCCGGCCCAAGGAGATATATGACGGGGCCATGCCGTCGGGCAATTCCGTAATGGCTTTGAACCTGCTGCAATTGGCCGCTATAACCGGTGACGCGGAACTGGATGAACTGGCCCGGCGCCAGATAGATGTTTTTGCCGGAGCAGCCAGCGAGTATCCCAGGGGATACGCGCATTTTATGACCGCCCTTTTATTTGCTGCCGGGCCTACCAGCGAAATTGTCATTACAGGGCGCAGGGAAGACCCGCAGGTGACGGAAATGTTACGTCTGGCCCAGCGGCAATATTTGCCGGGCGCTGTGCTCATCTACCGGCCCGAGGGGGATGGTAAAGGTCAGGAGGATGGCCTGATTGGAGAACTGGCACCATTCACCAGGGAGCAAAAAGCCATTGACGGGCAGGCTACTGCTTATGTTTGCCGGGACCGGGCCTGCCGTAAACCGGTAACGGATACGGCGGATCTGGAAAGCCTTTTGCATTAG
- a CDS encoding hemolysin family protein, giving the protein MDDGTSFSILIALKILLALFLVFLNAVFVAAEFAFVKVRPTRLAQLVAEGNGRAKIAQVCVNNIDSYLSVSQLGITISSLGLGWLGEPVVAKLLEPLLVVFGITSSAALHSISFIIAFTLVTFLHVVFGELVPKSLAIQRAEAVTLWLAIPMRLSYYLFYPGIVLFNGTANGILRKIGVQPASEHEKSHNEEELQMLVSESYRGGHLDTDEWRLLQNVFEFEKKVVKDIMVPRPEVVFLDYRKSLAENKHKALHSGHTRFPLCDGNTDNVVGLVHIKELFQLNDDSSLDDIKRNIMIIPEGLHLDKLLRDFQQSHQHMALVVDEYGCTAGIVTMENVLEELVGEIQDEFDHEQPEVAPEKDGAFLVDGRLPLEEAAEMFCLPLDDENEYDTLGGYVFGKLGKRPRVGDKVELPGHRLEVAEITGLRIRRIRLNILNKELCESRPVA; this is encoded by the coding sequence ATGGATGACGGCACGTCATTCAGTATTTTGATTGCGTTAAAAATTTTACTGGCTCTTTTTCTGGTGTTTTTAAACGCAGTTTTTGTCGCGGCGGAATTTGCCTTTGTTAAAGTAAGACCTACCCGCCTGGCCCAATTGGTTGCCGAGGGTAACGGCAGGGCCAAAATTGCCCAGGTCTGTGTAAATAACATTGACTCCTATCTTTCCGTATCCCAACTGGGCATTACCATATCCAGTCTGGGTCTGGGCTGGCTGGGCGAGCCGGTGGTAGCTAAACTGTTGGAACCTTTGCTTGTAGTATTCGGCATAACCTCCTCCGCTGCCCTGCATTCCATTTCATTCATCATCGCCTTTACCCTGGTAACATTTTTACATGTAGTATTTGGCGAATTGGTACCGAAATCCCTGGCCATACAACGGGCCGAGGCGGTAACTCTTTGGCTGGCTATACCTATGCGCCTTTCCTACTATCTTTTTTACCCCGGCATCGTGCTTTTTAACGGTACAGCCAACGGAATACTACGAAAGATAGGTGTACAGCCGGCCAGCGAGCATGAGAAAAGCCACAACGAGGAAGAATTGCAAATGTTGGTTTCCGAAAGTTATCGTGGCGGCCACTTGGATACAGATGAGTGGCGCCTGCTGCAAAATGTTTTTGAATTTGAAAAGAAAGTGGTAAAGGATATCATGGTTCCCAGGCCTGAGGTTGTATTTTTGGACTACAGGAAAAGCTTGGCGGAAAACAAGCATAAAGCCCTACACTCAGGCCACACCCGCTTCCCCCTTTGTGATGGAAATACGGATAATGTGGTGGGCCTGGTTCACATTAAAGAGCTTTTTCAACTAAATGATGATTCCAGCCTTGACGATATAAAACGTAACATTATGATTATTCCCGAAGGCCTGCATTTAGATAAATTACTGCGTGACTTTCAACAAAGCCACCAGCACATGGCCCTGGTGGTGGACGAATACGGCTGTACTGCCGGTATTGTAACCATGGAAAACGTGCTGGAGGAATTGGTGGGTGAAATACAGGACGAATTCGACCATGAACAGCCGGAAGTAGCTCCGGAAAAGGACGGTGCTTTTCTGGTGGATGGTCGCTTGCCGCTGGAGGAAGCAGCGGAAATGTTTTGCCTGCCCCTGGATGATGAAAATGAGTATGACACCCTGGGTGGATACGTTTTCGGCAAACTGGGCAAACGACCCCGGGTGGGAGACAAAGTGGAACTACCCGGACACCGGCTTGAGGTGGCCGAAATTACAGGCCTGAGAATTCGCCGTATCCGCCTTAATATATTAAATAAAGAATTATGCGAAAGCAGACCGGTGGCTTAA
- a CDS encoding IclR family transcriptional regulator, with product MSTGNERKTKTVQSVDRSLAILEALARHREPIALTVLSVKLGLNISTVHRLLNTLIVAGFVEQEPNQGRYRLGLKTFEIGNAALYNLDIRSIAKPYLKELVDRCNETANLSVLNRGEVVYIDQVESPNIVKMFAKPGTRGPAYCTASGKVLLASLPPGELNQIVKKNKFYKYTDRTITDSELFKKELAKVKQQNYAIDFGELEEGVQCVAAPVRNHEGKTIAAISVSGPATRISQSFPRAELIKLIIEAANRISLQLGFYR from the coding sequence ATGTCAACGGGCAATGAACGAAAAACAAAAACGGTACAGTCGGTGGATCGTTCCCTGGCCATTTTAGAAGCTTTGGCCAGGCACAGGGAACCAATAGCACTAACCGTGCTCAGCGTTAAATTAGGACTGAACATCAGTACGGTACACCGTCTGCTCAATACACTAATTGTTGCCGGGTTTGTGGAGCAAGAGCCCAATCAGGGTCGTTACCGTCTGGGCCTCAAAACATTTGAAATAGGTAATGCTGCTCTGTATAATCTGGACATTCGCTCTATTGCCAAACCCTATCTTAAAGAACTGGTGGATAGGTGCAATGAAACGGCCAATCTTTCTGTACTCAACCGTGGTGAGGTAGTTTATATAGATCAAGTAGAATCACCCAATATAGTAAAAATGTTTGCAAAGCCCGGGACCAGAGGGCCGGCTTACTGCACGGCCAGCGGCAAGGTGCTGCTGGCCTCCCTTCCCCCGGGCGAACTGAACCAAATTGTCAAGAAAAACAAGTTTTATAAATATACCGATCGTACCATTACTGATTCCGAACTGTTTAAAAAAGAATTAGCTAAAGTTAAACAACAGAATTATGCTATTGATTTTGGTGAACTGGAAGAAGGAGTACAGTGCGTGGCAGCGCCCGTTCGTAATCATGAGGGTAAAACCATTGCTGCCATTAGCGTATCCGGGCCAGCTACCCGCATTAGCCAGAGTTTTCCCCGGGCTGAACTGATAAAACTTATTATCGAAGCCGCCAACCGTATATCTCTCCAGTTAGGTTTTTATCGTTAA